One window from the genome of Jeotgalibaca sp. MA1X17-3 encodes:
- the trpS gene encoding tryptophan--tRNA ligase translates to MKKKVFSGVQPSGIPTIGNYIGAMKHFVALQNEYDCTYCIVDQHAITVPQDPKILNERTRGLAALYLAFGIDPVKSIIFIQSEVPAHAQAAWIVQCNTYIGELERMTQFKDKAGKQESVSAALLTYPPLMVADIILYNTNIVPVGEDQKQHMELTRNFVQRFNNKYGAGEDLLVLPEPFIQKEGSRIMSLQEPTSKMSKSDTNKKGYISILDEPKVIMKKIKSAVTDSSGIIEYDKENKPGISNLLTIFSAFSGKTIKELEAEFADSGYGNFKEQLANAVISELEPIQNKYYELLESEELDIILTEGANRASAIANTTLSKMEQAIGLGR, encoded by the coding sequence GTGAAGAAAAAAGTTTTTTCAGGTGTTCAACCTAGTGGAATACCTACAATTGGGAATTATATAGGTGCGATGAAACATTTCGTTGCTTTACAAAACGAATATGATTGTACTTATTGTATTGTGGATCAACATGCAATTACGGTTCCTCAAGATCCAAAGATACTAAACGAAAGAACCAGAGGCCTAGCAGCCCTTTACCTAGCTTTTGGTATTGATCCAGTTAAATCTATTATATTTATCCAATCAGAGGTGCCTGCACACGCACAAGCGGCTTGGATCGTTCAGTGCAATACGTATATAGGCGAATTGGAACGGATGACCCAGTTCAAAGATAAAGCTGGCAAGCAAGAATCAGTATCAGCTGCCTTACTGACGTACCCACCTCTGATGGTTGCTGATATTATTTTGTACAATACAAATATTGTCCCCGTTGGTGAAGATCAGAAGCAACATATGGAATTAACTAGAAACTTTGTTCAACGATTCAATAACAAATATGGTGCAGGAGAAGATTTACTTGTTCTTCCAGAACCTTTTATTCAAAAAGAAGGTAGCCGAATCATGAGTCTACAAGAACCTACTAGTAAAATGAGTAAATCTGACACTAATAAAAAAGGCTATATTTCTATTTTGGACGAACCTAAAGTAATTATGAAAAAAATAAAGAGTGCAGTTACTGACTCTAGTGGTATCATTGAATACGACAAAGAAAACAAACCTGGTATTTCAAATCTTTTAACTATTTTCTCAGCTTTCAGTGGAAAAACCATAAAAGAATTGGAAGCAGAATTTGCAGATAGTGGGTACGGAAATTTTAAAGAACAACTAGCAAATGCTGTTATTTCAGAACTAGAACCCATTCAAAATAAATATTATGAGTTGCTTGAATCAGAAGAACTAGATATTATTTTGACAGAAGGTGCAAACCGCGCTTCTGCTATTGCAAACACAACGTTATCTAAAATGGAACAAGCAATTGGATTAGGAAGATAA
- a CDS encoding DUF368 domain-containing protein → MNYLWLTIKGMLIGIANIIPGVSGGTMAISLGVYDDLIFSIANLLKDWKNSLRILAPIIIGLAGGIVAFSYLIELLLSQYTLPTALAFIGLILGGIPILWSSLKESLRTKQTTLSFKHLLVFLVSFALVAGMALIQESDASLSSFDFTFSNVILLFFIGVIASATMVIPGVSGSLVLMVLGFYYNILNTVTDFANALRTLDFNGLLYGVGLLLPFGIGILLGIFFISKLVSYLFKNLPVMTYSAILGLVLASPLAILINTNALNRLEEPNGGIFIIIGIVLLIGFAYVTYVLGKTDEPKKIK, encoded by the coding sequence ATGAATTATCTATGGTTAACGATTAAAGGCATGTTAATTGGTATTGCTAATATTATCCCCGGAGTCAGTGGAGGTACAATGGCTATATCGTTAGGTGTCTACGACGATTTAATTTTCTCCATCGCCAATCTATTAAAAGATTGGAAAAACAGTTTACGAATTCTTGCTCCCATTATCATAGGGCTCGCAGGAGGAATTGTCGCTTTTTCTTACTTAATTGAACTATTACTTAGCCAGTATACACTTCCAACTGCATTAGCGTTTATTGGATTAATATTGGGAGGAATTCCAATATTATGGTCTTCTCTAAAAGAATCACTTCGAACTAAACAGACTACTTTGTCTTTCAAACACCTTCTTGTATTTTTAGTTTCCTTTGCATTAGTTGCAGGAATGGCATTGATTCAAGAAAGTGATGCAAGTCTTTCTTCTTTCGACTTTACTTTTAGTAATGTTATCCTTCTCTTCTTTATCGGAGTGATTGCTTCTGCAACAATGGTTATTCCTGGAGTAAGTGGTTCATTGGTTTTGATGGTGTTAGGATTCTACTACAACATCCTTAACACGGTAACAGATTTTGCAAATGCACTTCGTACCTTAGATTTTAACGGGTTATTGTATGGGGTTGGACTGCTCCTTCCATTTGGAATTGGAATTCTGTTAGGAATCTTTTTCATCAGTAAATTAGTCAGCTATTTATTTAAAAATCTTCCCGTAATGACTTATAGTGCTATTTTAGGATTAGTATTAGCTTCTCCGTTGGCTATTTTAATCAATACCAATGCCCTCAATCGTCTAGAAGAACCAAACGGGGGAATCTTTATCATCATCGGTATTGTATTGCTAATTGGCTTTGCGTACGTAACATACGTATTAGGTAAAACAGATGAGCCTAAAAAAATTAAATAA
- a CDS encoding O-acetyl-ADP-ribose deacetylase, translating into MEPFQVEEIANRIEIVRGDITQLHVDAIVNAANKSLLGGGGVDGAIHRAAGPQLLEATKKLGGANTGEAKTTKGYRLDTKYVIHTVGPIYKDGSHQEPEFLKSCYQNSMNEAIKKKVKTIAFPSISTGIYGYPIKEAATIAFHTVVEQLSLASFQDIEKVYFVVFDHEAETIYQKLYNEFF; encoded by the coding sequence ATGGAACCCTTTCAAGTGGAAGAAATAGCAAATCGAATAGAGATTGTGCGGGGGGATATCACCCAACTGCATGTAGATGCGATTGTAAATGCTGCAAATAAAAGTTTATTAGGTGGGGGTGGTGTAGATGGAGCGATCCATCGTGCTGCCGGACCTCAGTTATTAGAAGCAACCAAAAAACTTGGCGGTGCAAATACGGGTGAGGCGAAGACAACAAAGGGATATCGTCTAGATACCAAGTATGTTATCCATACGGTAGGTCCAATTTACAAAGATGGAAGTCATCAAGAACCGGAATTTTTGAAGAGTTGTTATCAAAACTCCATGAACGAAGCGATAAAGAAAAAAGTAAAAACCATTGCTTTTCCTTCTATTAGTACAGGAATATATGGTTATCCAATAAAAGAGGCTGCAACGATTGCTTTTCATACGGTAGTTGAGCAGCTTTCATTAGCATCTTTTCAAGATATTGAAAAAGTTTATTTTGTAGTATTTGATCATGAAGCTGAAACCATCTATCAAAAATTATATAACGAATTTTTTTAA
- a CDS encoding lipoate--protein ligase produces the protein MYFVDNQNQFDPSVNIALETYLLKEKAMDEPILLFYINEPSIIIGRNQNTIAEINQKYVEENGIHIVRRMSGGGAVYHDHGNFSFCFITEDDGNSFRDFAKFTEPVIGFLHSVGVKDAALKGRNDLTIGEKKFSGNAMYSTNGRMTAHGTILFDSDLDAITNALKPRKDKIESKGIKSIRSRVTNIKPFLDEQYKDLSTEEFRDLMLLHIFEVEKREDVKEYKLTEEDWKRVYEIREEYFNNWDWNYGKSPKFEIETLKRFAIGSIDFHFNISKGKISHSKIYGDFFGLGEIADVEEALIGAKYTKEDVKAVLSNLDLKKYFGNVTAEEIVDSLF, from the coding sequence ATGTATTTCGTAGACAACCAAAATCAATTTGATCCAAGTGTAAATATTGCTTTAGAAACTTATTTATTGAAAGAGAAAGCAATGGATGAACCTATTTTACTTTTTTATATTAATGAGCCATCTATCATTATCGGTAGAAATCAAAATACGATTGCTGAAATTAACCAGAAATATGTAGAAGAAAATGGCATTCATATTGTTCGACGTATGTCAGGTGGAGGAGCCGTTTATCATGATCATGGGAACTTCTCATTCTGCTTTATTACAGAAGACGATGGCAACTCATTCCGAGATTTTGCTAAATTTACTGAGCCAGTTATCGGGTTTTTACATAGTGTTGGTGTTAAAGATGCGGCTCTCAAAGGACGGAACGATTTAACCATTGGGGAGAAGAAATTCTCTGGTAACGCCATGTATTCTACTAATGGACGGATGACTGCTCATGGAACGATCTTATTTGATTCCGATTTGGATGCTATTACAAATGCATTGAAGCCAAGAAAGGACAAAATTGAATCTAAAGGAATAAAATCCATTCGGAGCCGTGTAACGAATATCAAACCGTTCTTAGATGAGCAATATAAAGATTTATCTACAGAAGAGTTCCGTGATTTGATGTTGCTACACATCTTTGAAGTAGAAAAACGAGAAGATGTGAAGGAATATAAGTTAACAGAGGAAGATTGGAAACGAGTATACGAAATTCGTGAAGAATATTTTAATAATTGGGATTGGAACTACGGAAAATCACCCAAATTTGAAATCGAAACGTTAAAACGATTCGCAATCGGAAGTATTGATTTTCATTTTAATATTTCTAAAGGTAAAATTTCCCACTCTAAAATTTATGGAGATTTTTTTGGACTAGGAGAAATTGCTGACGTGGAAGAGGCTCTTATTGGAGCGAAATATACGAAAGAAGATGTAAAGGCTGTTCTAAGTAACCTTGACTTGAAAAAATATTTTGGAAATGTAACAGCTGAAGAAATTGTTGATTCCTTGTTTTAA
- a CDS encoding MBL fold metallo-hydrolase — protein MELTILGFMGGYPSKGIGTSSYVLESDHFHLLIDVGSNAVLALEQQMDPLDIDAVILTHYHPDHIADLGVLQHVFLLKERFDKKEKSVLPIYGHAESELHKLRTHPEVTKGVNYSGKEKIEIGPFHIEFLRTIHPVPCFALQITEIKTNKKLVFTADSGYMEEFIPFSKNAELLLADTNFFQEGEHPPIHMTSKEVGTLAQSANVKEVVLTHLPPEGDWQKLLKETQAAAGPVPVSLAVQGKKISI, from the coding sequence ATGGAATTAACTATTTTAGGTTTTATGGGAGGATATCCAAGTAAAGGGATTGGTACAAGTTCTTACGTATTAGAATCGGATCATTTTCACTTATTGATTGATGTGGGAAGCAATGCAGTACTTGCTTTGGAACAACAAATGGATCCTTTAGACATTGATGCCGTTATTCTCACTCACTATCATCCGGACCATATTGCAGATTTAGGTGTTTTACAACATGTTTTTCTTTTAAAAGAACGGTTTGATAAAAAAGAAAAAAGTGTGTTGCCGATTTATGGGCATGCAGAATCTGAGTTACACAAATTACGCACACATCCTGAAGTTACAAAGGGTGTGAATTATAGTGGAAAAGAAAAAATAGAAATTGGGCCTTTTCATATTGAATTTTTGAGAACCATTCACCCGGTCCCATGCTTTGCTTTACAAATTACTGAAATAAAAACAAATAAGAAGCTGGTTTTCACAGCAGATTCTGGTTATATGGAAGAATTTATTCCTTTTTCAAAAAATGCTGAATTACTATTAGCAGATACAAATTTCTTTCAAGAAGGAGAACATCCACCTATTCATATGACTTCTAAGGAAGTTGGTACGCTTGCACAGTCGGCAAATGTAAAAGAAGTAGTCTTGACTCACCTTCCACCAGAAGGAGATTGGCAGAAACTTTTGAAAGAAACACAAGCCGCAGCAGGGCCTGTACCTGTGTCATTAGCAGTGCAAGGTAAAAAAATAAGCATATAA